The following proteins come from a genomic window of Miscanthus floridulus cultivar M001 chromosome 2, ASM1932011v1, whole genome shotgun sequence:
- the LOC136537208 gene encoding uncharacterized protein, translating to MCIPRSELHLAGSPFHGVIPGAQAYLLGQINLAITFDNRANFRSEVLTFEVVDFLGSYHAILGRPNYAKFMAIPNYTYLKLKMPGPNGVITVSSAFSHAFMCDREHYELATMVINSFKLP from the coding sequence ATGTGCATCCCCCGGTCAGAGCTCCACctggcgggctctcccttccatggggtgatcccaggagcacaggcatacctgCTCGGGCAGATCAACCTGGCCATCACATTCGACAAccgggccaacttccgctcggaggtcctcaccttcgaagtggtggactttctagggtcctaccatgccatcttggggcggccaaaCTACGCAAAAtttatggcaatccccaactacacctacctcaagctgaagatgccaggaccgaatggcgtcatcaccgtgagcagcgccttttcacatgccttcatgtgcgaccgtgAGCACTACGAGCTTGCCACTATGGTCATCAACTCGTTCAAACTCCCGTAG